One genomic region from Marmota flaviventris isolate mMarFla1 chromosome 6, mMarFla1.hap1, whole genome shotgun sequence encodes:
- the LOC114080246 gene encoding olfactory receptor 10C1-like translates to MSLNCSSWQDNSLFVKRFAFAKFSDVTEQSFLLFTLILLMFLASLTGNALIALAIWTNPVLHTPMYFFLANLSLLEIGYTCSVIPKMLQSLVSEARGISREGCATQMFFFTLFAISECCLLAAMAFDRYMAICSPLHYATRMSRGVCAHLAVVSWTVGCMVGLGQTNYIFSLDFCGPCEIDHFFCDLPPILALACGDTSHNEAAVFVVAILCISSPFLLIIASYGRILAAVLVMPSPEGRRKALSTCSSHLLVVTLFYGSGSVTYLRPKASHSPGMDKLLALFYTVVTSMLNPIIYSLRNKEVKEALRRTLGKRKILNHG, encoded by the coding sequence ATGAGCCTCAATTGCTCCTCATGGCAGGACAACAGCTTGTTTGTAAAACGTTTTGCATTTGCCAAATTCTCTGACGTCACTGAACAGTCTTTCCTTCTATTTACCCTCATCCTACTCATGTTCCTGGCATCACTGACGGGCAATGCCCTCATAGCCCTTGCCATCTGGACTAACCCAGTCCTTCatacccccatgtacttcttcctggcCAACCTGTCTCTCCTAGAGATTGGCTACACTTGCTCTGTCATACCCAAGATGCTGCAGAGCCTTGTGAGTGAGGCCCGAGGAATCTCTCGGGAGGGTTGTGCCACACAGATGTTTTTCTTTACATTATTTGCTATCAGTGAGTGCTGCCTTTTGGCAGCCATGGCTTTTGACCGCTATATGGCCATATGTTCCCCACTCCACTATGCAACACGAATGAGTCGTGGGGTGTGTGCCCATTTGGCAGTGGTTTCTTGGACAGTGGGATGCATGGTAGGCTTGGGCCAAACCAATTATATTTTCTCCTTAGACTTCTGTGGCCCCTGTGAGATAGACCACTTCTTCTGTGATCTCCCACCTATCCTGGCACTTGCTTGTGGGGATACATCCCATAATGAGGCTGCGGTCTTTGTGGTGGCAATCCTTTGCAtttccagcccatttttattgaTCATTGCTTCCTATGGCAGAATTCTAGCTGCAGTCCTGGTCATGCCCTCCCCTGAGGGCCGCCGGAAAGCTCTCTCCACCTgttcttcccacttacttgtagTAACGCTCTTCTATGGCTCAGGATCTGTTACCTACTTGAGGCCCAAGGCTAGCCACTCACCAGGAATGGATAAACTGCTAGCCCTCTTCTATACCGTGGTGACATCCATGCTCAACCCCATCATCTATAGTTTACGAAACAAGGAAGTCAAGGAAGCTCTCCGGAGAACGCTGGGTAAAAGAAAGATTTTGAACCATGGATAG